AGAATTTATACCAAATAACTGATGAAATGGAGATCGAACCAAAAGTCGAGCTGAAGAGGGAGAAAGAAGACGGCGTCTAAGCATGGACATGGTGTGGATAGTGGAGCTGCAGGGAGTGAAAATCCTAACAAGAGCTTATGCTCGATTTTGAACTTtcatttaagggttaatttagggcaaatattatttttggtattAACTCTACTCGTGAATAAATAACCGAATTTTtccaaacaacaacaacaacgaagtcttagtcccgaaatgattcgggatcgactAACATTAACCATCATATAAAAgggtgaaatcaagtcgtgtcagtaACACAatttctctccctccactctgtacTATCAACTACCATATTTTTCTCAATCCTTCTGATTCATGtaataagatgtggctaagttttaagctagccgccacaaacctaccacAACCCTCCTTCTTTGTCCGGACTTAGGAATTTAAACATTTTAGTACGGTTTCGGTTCTAATTTTGATTTAGTTTGATAATCAGTTATTATTTCGAATCGaactaatatataaatataaaaacatatgtaattttatttttacatatataattaacttataaaatataaaactctaacctttaaaaaatattaattttattacatgtataaattttagtttagtggcttttaatttcttcaattataaattttatacaTGTGTATTATTTGAAAAACAatgaaacaaaatatataaaaaaaaataaaagattataaGTTTTTGGTTATTCAGTCGGtaaccaaaccgaaccaaaaaattTCGGTTTGATAATATTGGTTCGATTATGAAAATAAGACATGTTTCGATTAGGTTAATAACTAAATATTAGTTTGCATTAAATGGACTTATCATACCAACTTTAAGGGCCAATTTAACCATTCACATTCAACTTTAAGTACTTAGTTGATACTCAAATATTGATTTGTGCTAAATGGACTCATCATATCAACTTCGTTAATTTTataacgagccgagcttgagcaggctaaagctcggctcggctcgattacagccctataTGCTATCCCTATTATTTTCGTAATTAATCATTAGAATAAGTACTCAATTCAATTAAACTCAAATATCATGTAACATGCAACCTAACTGCAATCTTCAGTATTTTACAAGAACATACTGACAGTAATCATGAATGATGGCTAAGGCCATCTCCAACCCATTACGCTATCTCCATCTCCATTTTCTATTCTCTAAACATCAAATCTTATTTTTTCTCCAACCCACTACACCATTTATTAcactaaaaataatattctccactttatttcattttacataacacttttattaatattttattattttttacatatattatTATGATCATCAATaatctataataaaaaaattaattcaaaaattaattaaaaaataaaaaaaacagtaatttatttttaaatcattaataatatatttaactataaaatataaaatgaaaaaatatttaagaaaatatttaactaaattaaataatttataaaacataatttgaattaaaataataaatataataaataaatatatttatattaaattattaatttccaccaaaaataaattttggtgGAACCAAAATCAACCAAAATTGGTTGATTTTGGGTTTCTATGCCAAAATGGCATAGAAATTTGGTGGTGGTTGCAACCACCACCAAAGTGGCATTTCCAACCCTCAATTGGTGagggttggagatgctctaaaggTCCTAAAAATGGGTTAATAATTTAACATGAATGCAACATTAACAGTACAATAAGCACTAATATCCAGGATTCTAATTTAAGATTTTACAGCTTATTAATCCATCTTTCAAGGCGAAGCTGCTTCATAGGAGGTCCAAGTTTTGGCTTCCTGTACTGAGGACACTGCCATTTCCCAATGACTTCAATGGCTTCAGCCTGCTCCAAATTGGTTCTTTCTGACAAAACCCTTCGTTTTATGGCCTCATGTCCACAATTTGATGAGGTTCTTCCTGCTTTTATTGAAGATTTTTCTAAACCAAATTTTGGCTTATGCAACGAATTCTCATGATTGAGTCTTGCTTGGTTCTTTGTTGTTACAAAACCATTTCCCGGAACTTCATTTTCTTTGCCATTGATTCCACAAAATTTTGTCTTCATATCTCTGGAATCTACAGGTGGTAGATTCACTTCTGTTTGAGCCTTGGTTTCTAAATTGCCTGAAAGATCTTCCTTAACAATCAACTTTCTTTTAGGTATTCTATCCTTCCTCTTACATGATACAGCATCACCATCATCTTCTAGGAGAAAATTTTGTTTTCGTTGCTGCTTACAAAAACATGACATTTTCCATCAGGAAATCTAAAATATCTCATGAGGAAAAACAATCTAAGAATTCAAGACAAAAATGAGAATGCAGAGGTGAAATTACCCTATTTGGAGACAGGCTTTCTTGTTCATCAACTCTTGAGGAGCTCTTAAACCTCAAAACTCCATTTGAGTTTACTTTCTCATCAAAAACCACTTCATTTGTGATGATTGTTTGCCCAAATTCCGATGAATTCCTTTCATTCTCCCTTTTATGTTGATTAACTATGCAATCTTCCTCACCTTCAGTTTCTTTATCAGCAAATCCACTGCTTTCTGGAGATTTATACACATAGCTAGAGAACCAGTTGGTAATATCTGGTGGCTCTGATACAAGAGAAAGTATGATACAATTCGCGTAAGCCGTTCTTTTCACTTCAGAAAATTCATGATGATACCGAAAAGAGAAAGAGGAACAAAGCTGCAAAACTACAAATTTCACAATACCGTACAATAATTCCATTAACTGCCACTAACCAGAGAGAGTTGATGTTGAAGTTGTCTGGGAAGAATCAG
The DNA window shown above is from Euphorbia lathyris chromosome 1, ddEupLath1.1, whole genome shotgun sequence and carries:
- the LOC136212725 gene encoding uncharacterized protein isoform X2 — translated: MENISDSSEIPNSSPSTFLPSEPPDIRNWFPSYKYESFVLDTYDPIGGSVFKEIESEEDRLAVVGDINGEKEGSLGESDDKHEEQSLSRMPDSTCSLSVLSEPPPIKNWFSSYVYESPELNTEDDLLESVSKESGCEKTLDFEESRRKSEESFGEQRNFHKNNKVDSVDEELWSNKLVKCANKPSSEFPDSSQTTSTSTLSEPPDITNWFSSYVYKSPESSGFADKETEGEEDCIVNQHKRENERNSSEFGQTIITNEVVFDEKVNSNGVLRFKSSSRVDEQESLSPNRQRKQNFLLEDDGDAVSCKRKDRIPKRKLIVKEDLSGNLETKAQTEVNLPPVDSRDMKTKFCGINGKENEVPGNGFVTTKNQARLNHENSLHKPKFGLEKSSIKAGRTSSNCGHEAIKRRVLSERTNLEQAEAIEVIGKWQCPQYRKPKLGPPMKQLRLERWINKL
- the LOC136212725 gene encoding uncharacterized protein isoform X3; the encoded protein is MPDSTCSLSVLSEPPPIKNWFSSYVYESPELNTEDDLLESVSKESGCEKTLDFEESRRKSEESFGEQRNFHKNNKVDSVDEELWSNKLVKCANKPSSEFPDSSQTTSTSTLSEPPDITNWFSSYVYKSPESSGFADKETEGEEDCIVNQHKRENERNSSEFGQTIITNEVVFDEKVNSNGVLRFKSSSRVDEQESLSPNRQQRKQNFLLEDDGDAVSCKRKDRIPKRKLIVKEDLSGNLETKAQTEVNLPPVDSRDMKTKFCGINGKENEVPGNGFVTTKNQARLNHENSLHKPKFGLEKSSIKAGRTSSNCGHEAIKRRVLSERTNLEQAEAIEVIGKWQCPQYRKPKLGPPMKQLRLERWINKL
- the LOC136212725 gene encoding uncharacterized protein isoform X1 encodes the protein MENISDSSEIPNSSPSTFLPSEPPDIRNWFPSYKYESFVLDTYDPIGGSVFKEIESEEDRLAVVGDINGEKEGSLGESDDKHEEQSLSRMPDSTCSLSVLSEPPPIKNWFSSYVYESPELNTEDDLLESVSKESGCEKTLDFEESRRKSEESFGEQRNFHKNNKVDSVDEELWSNKLVKCANKPSSEFPDSSQTTSTSTLSEPPDITNWFSSYVYKSPESSGFADKETEGEEDCIVNQHKRENERNSSEFGQTIITNEVVFDEKVNSNGVLRFKSSSRVDEQESLSPNRQQRKQNFLLEDDGDAVSCKRKDRIPKRKLIVKEDLSGNLETKAQTEVNLPPVDSRDMKTKFCGINGKENEVPGNGFVTTKNQARLNHENSLHKPKFGLEKSSIKAGRTSSNCGHEAIKRRVLSERTNLEQAEAIEVIGKWQCPQYRKPKLGPPMKQLRLERWINKL